The proteins below are encoded in one region of Rhizobium sp. 9140:
- a CDS encoding YihY/virulence factor BrkB family protein produces the protein MPLFLRMAWKVTFDALWHFSDDDGWAMASHVALSSLLAIFPFLIFGTALGSFLGADQFATTAVHLIFDTWPPSIAKPIADEIVQVLTTPRGGLLTVSVLAAAYFASNGVEALRISLNRAYRVAESRPWYVTRLASLGFVMAGVVILAFVSLLLVAVPLALRYADRWLPWLDELLSMVDNWGLALALLILTCGLIVSHLWLPDGRRKIMDVLPGILITLIAWTIGAFGFASYLSNFANYVSTYAGLASIMIVLVFLYMLGAIFIIGAEINAAIMKYKVKRMVIRHFRGMPAVEATGTRDIALPEEAAPASEDKRADIRR, from the coding sequence ATGCCGTTGTTCCTGCGTATGGCCTGGAAGGTCACATTCGACGCGTTGTGGCATTTCAGCGACGATGACGGCTGGGCGATGGCCAGTCACGTCGCACTGTCGTCACTGCTCGCGATCTTTCCGTTCCTGATCTTCGGCACCGCGCTCGGCAGCTTTCTCGGAGCCGACCAGTTCGCCACCACTGCCGTCCACCTGATCTTCGACACATGGCCGCCATCGATCGCAAAGCCGATCGCCGACGAGATCGTGCAGGTGCTGACGACGCCGCGCGGCGGTTTGCTCACCGTTTCGGTGCTGGCTGCGGCCTATTTCGCGTCCAATGGCGTCGAGGCGCTGCGCATCTCGCTCAACCGCGCCTACCGCGTGGCGGAAAGCCGGCCGTGGTACGTGACGCGCCTCGCCAGTCTCGGCTTCGTGATGGCGGGCGTCGTCATCCTCGCCTTCGTCAGCCTGCTGCTCGTCGCCGTTCCCCTGGCGCTTCGCTATGCCGACCGCTGGCTGCCTTGGCTGGACGAGCTTCTGTCCATGGTGGACAACTGGGGACTGGCGCTCGCGCTCCTGATCCTCACCTGCGGGCTGATTGTCTCGCATCTCTGGCTGCCCGATGGCCGGCGAAAGATCATGGATGTCCTGCCCGGCATTCTCATCACGCTCATTGCCTGGACGATCGGCGCCTTCGGTTTCGCGTCATACCTCTCGAATTTCGCGAACTACGTCTCGACCTATGCGGGCCTTGCCTCGATCATGATCGTGCTCGTCTTCCTGTATATGCTCGGCGCGATCTTCATCATCGGCGCCGAGATCAATGCCGCGATCATGAAGTACAAGGTCAAGCGCATGGTCATCCGCCATTTCCGCGGCATGCCGGCGGTCGAGGCGACGGGCACGCGTGACATCGCGCTTCCAGAGGAGGCAGCACCGGCGTCAGAGGACAAGCGCGCGGACATCCGCCGCTGA
- a CDS encoding SDR family oxidoreductase, protein MTDSPHRPTIIVTGCSSGIGAYAARALTRDGWRVFATVRREEDRESLEADGIETFLMDYTRTETIAALVEAVLARTGGRLDALFNNGAYGQAGAVEDLPTEALRQQLETNVIGWHDLTRRVIPVMRAQGRGRIVQCSSILGIVPYRWRGAYNASKFAIEGLSLTLRMELAGTGIEVSLIEPGPIESRFTATAVTHIRRHIDLEGSVHREEYARQMRRLTGESGPSRGKLGPEAVYAVLVKALTAKRPRPHYIVTQPAKQGARLKKWLPAGLFYRIIGRLG, encoded by the coding sequence ATGACAGACAGCCCCCACCGGCCCACCATCATCGTCACGGGATGCTCCTCCGGCATCGGCGCCTATGCCGCAAGAGCGCTCACCCGAGACGGCTGGCGCGTCTTCGCGACCGTGCGCCGGGAGGAAGACCGGGAAAGCCTTGAAGCCGATGGCATCGAGACCTTTCTGATGGACTACACCCGCACGGAAACGATCGCGGCACTGGTCGAGGCGGTTCTGGCGCGCACCGGCGGGCGGCTGGATGCGCTGTTCAACAACGGCGCATACGGGCAGGCCGGTGCGGTGGAGGATCTTCCGACGGAAGCGCTTCGCCAGCAGCTCGAAACCAATGTCATCGGCTGGCACGACCTCACCCGCCGCGTCATTCCCGTCATGCGGGCGCAGGGCCGCGGTCGCATCGTGCAGTGTTCTTCTATCCTCGGCATCGTGCCCTACAGGTGGCGCGGCGCCTATAATGCCTCGAAGTTCGCCATCGAGGGCCTGTCTCTGACCCTGCGCATGGAGCTTGCCGGCACCGGCATCGAGGTCAGCCTCATCGAGCCCGGCCCCATCGAGTCGCGCTTTACCGCCACTGCGGTCACGCATATCCGCCGTCACATCGATCTCGAAGGTTCCGTTCACCGCGAGGAATATGCCCGGCAGATGCGTCGGCTGACCGGCGAAAGCGGCCCGTCGCGTGGCAAGCTCGGGCCGGAGGCGGTCTATGCCGTTCTTGTGAAAGCTTTGACGGCAAAACGCCCGCGACCGCACTATATTGTGACTCAACCGGCCAAACAGGGCGCACGGCTGAAAAAATGGCTTCCGGCGGGCCTGTTCTATCGCATTATTGGGCGCCTCGGCTGA